Proteins encoded in a region of the Salminus brasiliensis chromosome 2, fSalBra1.hap2, whole genome shotgun sequence genome:
- the LOC140545269 gene encoding exosome complex component RRP40-like, with translation MGRESVGERSLTMETIYSCFKDKIGQVILPGDVFSFDVSAAEDSVVRAEKVICGPGLRRNGDEILVHKSGILRHKAPNLYWIDSQQKRYVPAKGESVIGIVTAKSGDIFKVDVGGSEQASLSYLAFEGATKRNRPNVQVGDLVYSQFIIANKDMEPELVCIDSCGRANGMGVFGADGLLFKVSLGLVRRLLAPQSDIVKDLEKIFPFEMVVGMNGRVWVKAKTVQQTLIVANLLESCENMTAQQRQVLFRRVAEGSL, from the exons ATGGGCAGGGAAAGCGTGGGAGAGCGCAGTTTGACCATGGAGACCATATATTCCTGTTTTAAAGACAAAATAGGCCAGGTGATCCTACCTGGAGATGTGTTTTCTTTCGACGTGTCAGCGGCGGAGGACAGTGTGGTGAGAGCGGAGAAGGTGATCTGCGGTCCAGGGCTGCGGAGGAACGGAGACGAAATCCTGGTGCACAAAAGTGGGATTCTCCGCCATAAAGCCCCCAATCTTTACTGGATAGATTCACAGCAGAAACGG TATGTTCCAGCCAAAGGGGAGAGCGTGATTGGAATAGTGACTGCAAAGTCCGGAGACATCTTTAAAGTGGATGTTGGAGGCAGCGAGCAGGCATCCTTGTCCTACCTTGCATTTGAAGGAGCCACCAAGAGAAACAGACCCAATGTGCAG GTTGGAGATCTGGTTTACTCACAGTTCATTATTGCTAACAAAGACATGGAGCCAGAGCTGGTGTGCATAGACAGCTGTGGACGGGCCAATGGGATGGGAGTATTCGGAGCAGATGGGCTTCTCTTCAAGGTTTCTCTGGGATTAGTGCGCAG GCTACTTGCCCCTCAGAGTGACATAGTGAAGGACCTTGAGAAGATTTTCCCCTTTGAGATGGTGGTGGGTATGAATGGCAGGGTTTGGGTGAAGGCCAAGACTGTTCAGCAGACACTGATAGTGGCCAATCTGCTGGAGAGCTGTGAGAACATGACTGCACAGCAGAGGCAGGTGCTGTTCAGGAGAGTGGCTGAGGGTTCCCTCTAG